DNA sequence from the Streptomyces tsukubensis genome:
TCGGGGTCTCGTAGCTCGGGCACGCCGCCCTGTGCGGTGATACGGCGGAGGCTGTTGTCCGCAGCCACGCTTTGGGGTGGGCGACCGTGAGCCCGGGGCGGCACAGGTGCATGAACGCGGTCTGGGCTGCGTCCTGGGCTTCGGACCATGTCGCGCCTTGGAGTAGCAGGAAGCGGACCAGCGCCGGGTATTGGCTGTCGTGCAGGACTTCGGCGGCGTCCCTGCCCGGCTGCCCGGCGGTGTCCGGTTCCAGAGGCGGGGCGAGGATGCCCGCGCAGGTCAGGGCTGGGCGCCGGCACGGGCTCGGTCAGGGGGTGGGGGTGTCCGAGGCGGTGGCGACCACGATGGACAGCACCGCCGGGGTGGGGACCACTCGGTCGAGGCGTAGTCCGGCTGCGGCGAAGAGGCGGGAGAAGTCGGCCTCGGTGCGTTCCCGGCCGGTCAGTGACGCCATCATCATGAGGTCCAGTGTCTTGGCCTGATGAGGCGTGTCGTCGTCCGGGATCACCGCGTCGATGACGAGGATGCGGCCGCCTGGGGCCAGGGCGGTACGGCAGTTGCGCAGGATGGTCAGGCACTGGTGGTCGTCCCAGTCGTGCAGGATCCGTTTGAGCATGAGGACGTCCCCGGTCGGTACCGAGTGGAAGAAGTCTCCTTCGGTGGTCTGCCAGCGGCCGGCCGGGTCGGCTCCGCCGGGCACGGGGGTGGCCAGTCCGTGGCCTGCCAGGACATGGCCTTGGTCGTGGAGGATGCCGCGCAGTGCGGGCCCGTTGGCCAGGACCTGGCGCAGCAGGCCTCCGTAGCCGCCGCCGATGTCGACGACGGTGGCGTCTTTGGGGAAGTCCCAGCTCTGCGCGATGGGTCCGTTCTCTGCGTCCGACATGGATGCCATGCCGGTGTGGAAGACGGCGGCGGTCCGGGTGTCTCGGGCGAAGTGTGTGAAGAAGTCGGTGCCGAAGATGGTGTCGAAGGCGGAGCCGCCGTCGGTCAGGCATCGTGTCATCTCGCCGGCGGGGCGCCACATGGTCGGATCTGTGAGCATGAGTACCGCGGCGCGGGCGGACAGTTGTGCCTCGGTGCGCAGGGCGTCGCCGTCGGCGGTGAGGCTGAAGCGTCCTGCGTCGTCCTGTTCGAAGAGGCCTCGGGTGGCCAGTAGTCGCAGGACCCGGTGGAGGCTCTGTTCGTCGGTGCCGGTGGCCGCCGCGAGTTCGGCCGGGGTGCGGGGGCCGTCGGTGAGATGGTCCGCGACGCCGACGGCCGCGGCGGCGCGTAGTGCGGCCGGGTAGAGGAATTCGAGGGCCTGCGCCACGATCAGGGCGTTGCTGCGGCGTTCTTCCGGTGTCCCGTCCACCGGGCGTGTGCTGTCTGTCATCCGGTTGCCTCCAGAGCAGTGTTCAGGGGTCGGTGGGTATCGCCGGGCCAGGATGGCAGTGCTCTGTGCCGTGGGGGTTCGGTTCCCGCCACCGGGCGGTGGCTTCGGTGGGCTGGGCCGGTGGGCTCTGGGGTGAACCCTCGGTGAGTCGGGAGAGAGCGTTCCGTGTTGTTCGGGCGGGCGTCCGGGGGACGGGTCGGTGTGGGGCGCGGTGGGGTGGCGGGTCATCCGGGGGTCTGCTGTCGGCGGTGCGGTTCCGGATGGGACACATGTCCTCGGGTTCACGCGGAAGGAGAGGGCTCCTGCTCCGCCCTTGCGGAGAGTTCATTCGTCACACTTCACCCCATGCGGTGGTGGGCAGGGTTTCCCGCTCCCGGCCGGCAGGCCGCCGTGTCCCCCTTCTGGTATCGGAGAGTG
Encoded proteins:
- a CDS encoding methyltransferase, translated to MTDSTRPVDGTPEERRSNALIVAQALEFLYPAALRAAAAVGVADHLTDGPRTPAELAAATGTDEQSLHRVLRLLATRGLFEQDDAGRFSLTADGDALRTEAQLSARAAVLMLTDPTMWRPAGEMTRCLTDGGSAFDTIFGTDFFTHFARDTRTAAVFHTGMASMSDAENGPIAQSWDFPKDATVVDIGGGYGGLLRQVLANGPALRGILHDQGHVLAGHGLATPVPGGADPAGRWQTTEGDFFHSVPTGDVLMLKRILHDWDDHQCLTILRNCRTALAPGGRILVIDAVIPDDDTPHQAKTLDLMMMASLTGRERTEADFSRLFAAAGLRLDRVVPTPAVLSIVVATASDTPTP